In Harmonia axyridis chromosome X, icHarAxyr1.1, whole genome shotgun sequence, a single window of DNA contains:
- the LOC123685594 gene encoding ubiquilin-4, whose translation MADEDPVKSSSSSVKKEENEPQGDVKKISVTVKTPKEKEVVEVAENASVKEFKDIVAPKFNSEPDQLCLIFAGKIMKDGDTLTQHNIKDGLTIHLVIRAKPKANESGPSRPPADVNATPFGLGPLGGLIGLESMGVNSSNFMELQNRMQTELFSNPDMFRQMLDNPLVQTLMNDPENMRSLITSNPQMQELMERNPEINHMMNNPELLRQTMELARNPSMLQELMRSHDRAISNLESIPGGYSALQRMYRDIQEPMLNATAEQFIRNPFSGLADNNATGANPQQGSENREPLPNPWGGGSGGRSPNSTSPTTPRPGVMNTPQMSSLLQQMSENPQLVQSMFNAPYTRSIIEAMQADPNMASSFLADNPLISRNPALQEQMRQYMPQFLQQLQNPEMQNLMTNPQAINAIMQIQQGMESLRQAAPSLVNTFGIPQPPSASTTTTNTTGCTTTPATTTTPSTNTTTTAPSQPTDTFSEFMSRMVAGMTAGNNPNLPPEQRYQQQLEQLTSMGFLNREANLQALIATFGDINAAVERLLALGQLSMS comes from the exons ATGGCTGACGAGGATCCGGTAAAATCTTCTAGTTCTTCGGTTAAAAAGGAAGAAAATGAGCCTCAAGGGGATGTTAAGAAAATATCGGTAACAGTTAAGACGCCCAAAGAGAAAGAAGTCGTAGAAGTTGCCGAAAATGCTTCAGTTAAAGAG TTTAAGGATATCGTTGCACCAAAGTTCAATTCAGAGCCTGATCAATTGTGCCTCATATTTGCCGGTAAAATAATGAAGGATGGTGATACTTTGACCCAACACAATATAAAGGATGGGCTCACAATCCACTTGGTTATTCGAGCCAAACCCAAAGCTAACGAGTCCGGCCCATCTAGACCACCAG CTGATGTAAATGCAACTCCATTTGGCCTTGGACCTCTTGGAGGTCTCATTGGATTAGAATCAATGGGAGTTAACTCTAGTAACTTTATGGAACTCCAAAATAGGATGCAAACGGAATTATTCAGTAATCCAGATATGTTTAGACAGATGTTAGATAATCCTCTTGTACAAACATTAATGAATGATCCGGAAAACATGAGATCTTTGATAACAAGCAATCCTCAGATGCAGGAGCTGATGGAACGCAATCCAGAGATCAATCATATGATGAATAATCCCGAGTTGTTGCGTCAAACTATGGAATTGGCTAGAAACCCCTCTATGCTTCAAGAGTTAATGAGAAGCCATGATCGGGCAATTAGTAACTTGGAAAGCATCCCTGGGGGCTACAGTGCTCTGCAAAGGATGTATAGGGATATTCAAGAACCAATGTTAAATGCTACAGCTGAGCAATTCATCAGGAACCCCTTCTCAGGTTTAGCAGACAATAATGCTACTGGCGCAAATCCACAACAAG GCTCTGAAAACCGCGAACCTCTACCAAACCCATGGGGAGGTGGTAGTGGAGGAAGAAGTCCAAATTCTACATCTCCAACAACCCCTAGACCAGGGGTAATGAACACCCCACAGATGTCTAGTTTGCTCCAACAAATGTCAGAGAATCCTCAATTAGTTCAGAGCATGTTTAATGCTCCATATACGCGTTCCATCATTGAAGCAATGCAAGCTGATCCAAATATGGCTAGCAGCTTTCTAGCGGATAATCCCTTGATATCGAGGAACCCTGCACTTCAGGAACAAATGCGACAATATATGCCTCAGTTCCTGCAACAGCTTCAGAATCCGGAAATGCAAAATTTGATGACTAATCCGCAA GCAATTAACGCAATAATGCAGATCCAACAAGGCATGGAATCATTGAGGCAAGCTGCCCCCAGCTTAGTTAATACATTTGGCATTCCACAACCACCAAGTGCTTCTACAACAACCACAAACACCACTGGCTGTACTACAACACCAGCAACTACTACAACGCCATCTACAAACACCACAACTACTGCTCCGTCTCAGCCTACTGATACATTTTCTGAG TTTATGTCGAGAATGGTGGCAGGCATGACAGCTGGAAATAACCCAAATCTACCCCCAGAACAGAGATATCAGCAGCAGCTAGAACAGCTTACCTCAATGGGTTTCCTCAATCGCGAGGCTAACCTACAAGCTTTGATAGCCACATTTGGTGACATCAATGCCGCTGTTGAACGACTGCTGGCCTTAGGACAGTTGTCCATGAGCTAA
- the LOC123685596 gene encoding sodium- and chloride-dependent GABA transporter 1-like, translating into MVEENDEMQDCLENTLRLNRHEEIELPTLTNAPNSSNQLPVSKKSSLPERGTWGSKLDFILSVVGLAIGLGNVWRFPYLCYKNGGGAFLIPYFITLILAGIPMFFMELALGQMLTIGGLGVFKIAPIFKGIGYAAAVMSCWMNIYYIVILAWAIFYFFMSMRSDVPWRTCHNYWNTEYCVNPYDRGSLTCWEQFNPNNSFSKICSINNHNVSLADLTDPVKEFWERRTLQISPGIEHVGSIRWELAGTLLFVWILCYFCIWKGVRWTGKVVYFTALFPYVLLTVLLIRGITLPGAMEGIKFYVMPNMSKLKESEVWIDAVTQIFFSYGLGLGTLVALGSYNKFSNNVYKDALIVCSINSSTSMFSGFVIFSVVGFMAHEQQKPVAEVAASGPGLAFLAYPSAVLQLPGSPLWACLFFLMILLIGLDSQFCTMEGFVTAIIDEWPHLLRRRKEIFIAAVCGLSYLVGLSCISQGGMYVFQILDSYAVSGFCLLFLIFFECTAISWAFGCDRFYDGIKEMIGYYPMKWWKFCWTITTPAICLGVFIFNIVQWTPVKYLNYEFPLWAHLFGWFTALSSMLCIPGYMIYIWLKTPGSNDTKMRLLVRIDDDVKTLRAKMQASAV; encoded by the exons ATGGTCGAAGAAAACGACGAAATGCAAGACTGCCTGGAGAACACTCTCCGTCTGAATCGACACGAAGAAATCGAACTACCAACACTTACAAATGCCCCAAACTCCTCAAATCAACTACCTGTATCGAAAAAAAGCAGTTTACCAGAAAGAGGGACATGGGGTAGTAAATTAGACTTTATATTATCGGTTGTGGGGCTTGCTATAGGTTTAGGAAACGTTTGGCGATTTCCCTATTTATGTTATAAAAATGGGGGTGGAGCCTTCCTCATACCGTACTTCATCACACTCATATTGGCGGGAATCCCCATGTTCTTTATGGAACTGGCTCTTGGTCAGATGTTGACCATTGGAGGACTTGGTGTCTTCAAAATAGCACCCATCTTCAAAG GTATTGGTTATGCAGCAGCTGTAATGTCATGCTGGATGAACATTTACTATATTGTAATATTGGCATGGGCGATATTCTACTTCTTCATGTCCATGCGGTCAG ATGTACCTTGGAGGACTTGCCATAATTACTGGAACACTGAATATTGTGTCAACCCTTATGACAGAGGATCACTTACATGCTGGGAGCAATTCAATCCCAACAATAGTTTTAGCAAAATTTGTTCGATCAATAACCACAATGTTTCCTTAGCAGATCTGACAGACCCGGTAAAAGAATTCTGGGA GCGTAGAACACTGCAAATTTCCCCTGGCATTGAACATGTTGGTTCAATTCGTTGGGAGCTAGCTGGTACTCTGCTTTTCGTCTGGATTCTATGTTATTTTTGCATATGGAAAGGTGTCAGATGGACAGGAAAAGTTGTCTACTTCACCGCACTTTTCCCTTACGTACTTTTGACAGTATTACTTATTAGGGGTATAACCCTCCCAGGAGCAATGGAAGGTATCAAATTCTATGTTATGCCCAACATGTCCAAGCTGAAGGAATCCGAAGTGTGGATTGATGCAGTAACCCAGATTTTCTTCTCGTATGGTTTGGGTCTAGGCACACTTGTTGCTCTGGGAAGCTACAACAAATTCTCCAACAACGTATACAA GGATGCCTTGATTGTATGTTCCATCAACTCCAGCACCAGTATGTTTTCTGGTTTCGTTATATTTTCTGTAGTTGGCTTCATGGCGCATGAGCAACAGAAGCCGGTAGCAGAAGTCGCTGCTTCAG GACCTGGTTTGGCCTTTTTGGCCTATCCCTCAGCTGTTCTCCAACTCCCAGGGTCTCCATTATGGGCCTGCCTGTTTTTCCTGATGATATTGTTGATTGGTTTAGACTCCCAATTCTGCACAATGGAAGGATTTGTTACTGCAATAATCGATGAATGGCCTCACCTTCTCAGAAGGAGAaaggaaatttttattgctGCTGTGTGTGGCCTTTCCTACTTAGTTGGACTATCCTGCATATCACAG GGTGGAATGTACGTGTTCCAAATATTGGATTCTTACGCTGTCAGTGGCTTCTGCCTACtcttcttgatattcttcgAATGCACCGCCATCTCTTGGGCCTTTGGTTGTGACAGGTTTTACGATGGCATCAAGGAAATGATCGGCTACTATCCCATGAAATGGTGGAAATTCTGTTGGACCATCACAACACCAGCAATTTGTTTG GGAGTTTTCATTTTCAACATAGTTCAGTGGACTCCGGTGAAATACCTCAATTATGAGTTTCCTCTTTGGGCGCATCTCTTTGGATGGTTTACAGCGTTATCATCTATGTTATGTATACCTGGATACATGATTTATATTTGGCTCAAGACTCCAGGAAGCAACGACACT AAAATGCGACTGCTCGTCAGGATAGATGATGATGTGAAAACGTTGAGGGCTAAAATGCAAGCATCTGCTGTTTAA